GCCGAAAACCTTGCGATCGAACGTGCCTGCAAGCTGTTTGATTGCGGGTTTGCCAATGTGCAGCCGAATTCCGGTTCTCAGGCCAACCAGGGTGTGTTCCAGGCGCTGCTGCAACCGGGCGATACCATTCTGGGCATGTCGCTGGACGCCGGTGGCCACCTGACACACGGGGCCAAGCCAAACCAGTCGGGCAAGTGGTTCAATGCCGTGCAATACGGTGTGCGCCGCGACACGCTGGACATCGACTATGACCAGATCGAAGAACTGGCGCTGGAGCACAAGCCGCAGATGATCATCGCCGGTGGATCGGCCATTCCGCGCGTCATCGACTTTGCCCGCATCCGCGAGATTGCGGACAAGGTGGGCGCATGGCTGCTGGCCGATGTCGCCCACTTTGCCGGTCTGATCGCCGCCGGAGAGTACCCGTCGCCCTTCCCGCATGTGCATGTGGCGACGACGACAACCCACAAGACCCTGCGCGGCCCGCGCGGCGGCATGATCCTGACCAATGACGAGGCGCTGGCCAAGAAGTTCAATTCGGCCATTTTTCCCGGCATTCAGGGTGGCCCGCTGATGCACGTGATCGCGGCCAAGGCCGTGGCCTTTGGCGAGGCGCTGGAGCCATCGTTCAAGACCTACCAGCAGCAGGTGATCAAGAACGCCCAAGCGCTGGCGGACCAGTTGCACAAGGGCGGTCTGGACACGGTCACCCACGGCACCGACACCCATGTCATGCTGGTTGACCTGCGCCCCAAGGGCGTGAAGGGCAACGCAACCGAGAAAGCGCTGGGCCGTGCCCACATCACCTGCAACAAGAACGGCGTGCCCTTTGACGACGAAAAGCCGACAATCACGTCCGGTATTCGTTTGGGATCACCGGCGGGCACAACGCGTGGCTTTGGCGAAGCCGAGTTCCGGCAGATCGGCGACTGGATCATCGAAGTTGTCGACGGCCTTGCGGCCCATGGCGAGGATGGCAATGATGCTGTCGAAGCGAAGGTGAAGGCCGAGGTGGCTGACCTGTGCGCCCGCTTCCCGCTGTATCCAAACCTCTGACCCACTTTTGACGGGCACACGCACCGACCGGATCGAGCGGCGCCTGGGCGATGCCCTGAGGGCCCGCTTGCCCGCGTCGGCCGCCGAGTTTGTCATGTTCACGGTCAAGCAGGGCTGGGCGAGCCTGTTTGGTGCACTGCTGCTGGCCGGTCTGATCGTGACAGATGCCATCTGGCAAGAGACGTGGATCATCGCCCGCTATGATGCGCTGCTGATCTATGCGATTTCGTTGCAGGCCATCCTGCTGATCCTGCGGATCGAAACATGGGCCGAGATGCGGATCATCCTGCTGTTCCACCTGACAGGCACCGCGATGGAAC
This DNA window, taken from uncultured Tateyamaria sp., encodes the following:
- the glyA gene encoding serine hydroxymethyltransferase, with translation MNAPHRTDGFFTQSLADRDPELFGSIRDELGRQRDEIELIASENIVSAAVLEAQGSVMTNKYAEGYPGRRYYGGCQYVDVAENLAIERACKLFDCGFANVQPNSGSQANQGVFQALLQPGDTILGMSLDAGGHLTHGAKPNQSGKWFNAVQYGVRRDTLDIDYDQIEELALEHKPQMIIAGGSAIPRVIDFARIREIADKVGAWLLADVAHFAGLIAAGEYPSPFPHVHVATTTTHKTLRGPRGGMILTNDEALAKKFNSAIFPGIQGGPLMHVIAAKAVAFGEALEPSFKTYQQQVIKNAQALADQLHKGGLDTVTHGTDTHVMLVDLRPKGVKGNATEKALGRAHITCNKNGVPFDDEKPTITSGIRLGSPAGTTRGFGEAEFRQIGDWIIEVVDGLAAHGEDGNDAVEAKVKAEVADLCARFPLYPNL